The following coding sequences are from one Lolium rigidum isolate FL_2022 chromosome 6, APGP_CSIRO_Lrig_0.1, whole genome shotgun sequence window:
- the LOC124664991 gene encoding uncharacterized protein LOC124664991: protein MRVIALSAGVTPSLRIGLPMCKCRSHGTFLLFGLQSSHLNICYYHQDLHRRPLRPGSRPRFCSGRRALLLIGAWRLPVWPGNPSTRTHVNSLVRVSRRVGWGARSPSQRSAPRDTPFGARVPAVPTTATGAPKAPGLWPPAQPTTVHAPSRAADQQKPFRIRPGRIAGPHPLPSRQFQALFDSLFKVLFIFPSRYLFAIGLSPVFSLGRSLPPDLGCIPKQPDSLTAPRDATWSGPDGALTLPGAPFQGTWARSVAEDASPYYNPDGTAARFSSRAVPGSLAVTRGILVSFFSSAYLYA from the exons ATGCGCGTGATCGCGCTATCCGCCGGGGTTACCCCGtcccttaggatcggcttacccaTGTGCAAGTGCCGTTCACATGGAACCTTTCTCCTCTTCGGCCTTCAAAGTTCTCATTTGAATATTTGCTACTACCACCAAGATCTGCACCGACGGCCGCTCCGCCCGGGCTCGCGCCCTAGGTTTTGCAgcggccgccgcgccctcctaCTCATCGGGGCATGGCGCTTGCCCGTGTGGCCGGGT AACCCGTCGACTCGCACGCATGTCAACTCCTTGGTCCGTGTTTCACGCCGGGTCGGATGGGGAGCCCGCAGCCCGTCGCAGCGCAGTGCCCCGAGGGACACGCCTTTCGGCGCGCGAGTACCGGCCGTGCCGACGACGGCCACCGGGGCACctaaggcccccgggctttggccGCCGGCGCAGCCGACAACAGTCCACGCCCCGAGCCGAGCGGCGGACCAGCAAAAGCCGTTCCGCATACGGCCGGGGCGCATCGCCGGCCCCCATCCGCTTCCCTCCCGGCAATTTCAAGCACTCTTTGACTCTCTTTTCAAAGTCCTTTTCATCTTTCCCTCGCGGTACTTGTTCGCTATCGGTCTCTCGCCCGTAtttagccttggacggagtctacCGCCCGATTTGGGCTGCATTCCCAAACAACCCGACTCGTTGACAGCGCCTCGTGATGCGACATGGTCCGGGCCGGACGGGGCTCTCACCCTCCCAGGCGCCCCTTTCCAGGGGACTTGGGCTCGGTCCGTCGCTGAGGACGCCTCTCCGTACTACAATCCGGACGGCACAGCCGCCCGATTCTCAAGCCGGGCTGTTCCCGGTTCGCTCGCCGTTACTAGGGGAATCCTTGTAAGTTTCTTCTCCTCCGCTTATTTATATGCTTAA